One genomic region from Anomalospiza imberbis isolate Cuckoo-Finch-1a 21T00152 unplaced genomic scaffold, ASM3175350v1 scaffold_199, whole genome shotgun sequence encodes:
- the LOC137466392 gene encoding serine/threonine-protein kinase PAK 3-like produces the protein MLKMLVSEGDPEAKYTELETIGKGGFGTVCMAVETATGEEVAIKKISLLEESSSELCLNEIQVMRGNKNANLVTFLDSYLVDEEVWLVMEYMDGGSLHDVIREIRMAEGEIAAVSRECLQGLDFLHSKQVIHRDVKSHNILLGLDGSVKLADFGLSAQLTAEQSKRRSAVGTTYWMAPEIFSRKPYGPKVDIWSFGIVGMEMVEGAPPYLMMTSRTVQQLISTRGSPKLQNPRQQSAWLRDFLHCCLETDEDRRWSAQELLQHPFVTSAEPTSSLTPLIVATQQFMAERRY, from the exons atgctga agatgctggtgagcgagggagatcctgaggctaagtacacagaactggaaacgattggcaaagg gggttttggcacggtgtgcatggcagtggagactgccacaggagaagag gtggccataaagaaaattagtctcctggaagagagcagcagtgaactgtgcctgaatgaaatccaggtcatgcgtggcaataagaacgccaatcttgtgacctttctagacag ctacctggtggacgaggaagtctggctggtgatggagtacatggacggaggttctttacacgatgtcattagggagattcgtatggcagaaggagagatagcagctgtctctcgggag tgcctgcaaggcctggatttccttcactccaagcaagtgatccaccgagacgtcaaaagccacaacattctcctgggcttggacggatctgtcaagttgg ctgactttggcctttctgctcagctaaccgctgagcagagcaaacggagatcggctgttgggacaacttactggatggcgccagaaattttcagcaggaagccctatggccccaaagtggacatctggtcctttggcattgtggggatggagatggtggaaggagcgcctccttacctgatgatgacctcccgcacg gttcaacagctgataagcaccaggggcagcccgaagctgcagaaccccaggcaacagtccgcttggttgcgagactttctgcactgctgcctggagacggacgaggacaggcgctggtctgcccaggaacttctgcag catccgtttgtaacctccgccgagccgacctccagcctgacgcctctgatcgtggcaacgcagcagtttatggccgagaggagatactag
- the LOC137466400 gene encoding serine/threonine-protein kinase PAK 3-like: MAPEIFSRKPYGPKVDIWSFGIVGMEMVEGAPPYLMMTSRTVQQLISTRGSPKLQNPRQQSAWLRDFLHCCLETDEDRRWSAQELLQHPFVTSAEPTSSLTPLIVATQQFMAERRY, encoded by the exons atggcgccagaaattttcagcaggaagccctatggccccaaagtggacatctggtcctttggcattgtggggatggagatggtggaaggagcgcctccttacctgatgatgacctcccgcacg gttcaacagctgataagcaccaggggcagcccgaagctgcagaaccccaggcaacagtccgcttggttgcgagactttctgcactgctgcctggagacggacgaggacaggcgctggtctgcccaggaacttctgcag catccgtttgtaacctccgccgagccgacctccagcctgacgcctctgatcgtggcaacgcagcagtttatggccgagaggagatactag